The stretch of DNA TGTTCCCTCATAAAGCTTTGTTTTTAATGGCATTAATGACATTTTTCTCCCTAAGGAGAGTGTTTTCTTTAATTAGTCAATGGTTAGACTTTATTTGAATGAGTTGCATATCTAAGGATTGGAGTTGTTTGTTATTAGGCCGCTGCTTTTTAGGTATTTGCAATAGCGTGTGGCAGTTTAGATGGTTATCCGCCAAAGGCTTTCATTTTCTCTATAAGATTAGCTTCATCACCTCTTACTGCAAGATAGTTGGAGCCGTGAAAATTTTCCATATTGAAGTGATACTCAAAAAACTTTACTTGATTAGGAAATATTTTTCCGATAACAAATCCATGCTGCTTTAAAAGAGAGCAAAAATCTATTAGTAAATCATGAGAGATGATATTCCATATCCCATATTCAAACTGTAAAGCTCGTACGCATTTTAACTTTTCGCCAAATCCTTGAATAACCTTGAGGTCCATGCCTTCAACATCTATCTTTACAAAATCTACTGCTTTAATTTTTGCATCTGTCATGTAATCAAAGGCTCTAATAGTTTTACACTCAATACTATTTGTGTAATAGCCTTCTATTGCTGGATTACCTTCAAAGTTACATGATGTAGACATGGAGGAGGCATCGCCAATGTGTATTTTAATTGGACCAGCTATATTTGAGAGGCCAACATTATTGGGCATGATATTTTTCAGCCGATTTAAATTGTTCAAAAGCTCTTTATGAGTGCTGGGAACAATTTCAAAAGTGTGAATCATAGCTTGTGGGTTTAAATTAGATGCAATTTCAGCCCACTCCCCCACATTTGACCCCACATCGAATATGCAATGCATATTTAAACCCGACATAATCCTCAAGACTCTACTCTCTCCGTTGCGATTCATATCAAAATCTAGATTATTCATAAATCTATGAAAACTATCGACATTTAATTCAATCGCATCAATAAAACTTTTGCCTCTATATTTACAAAGAAAGCGAGCAAACGAAAGACCTATACGCCTAATCATATTTTTAAACATTTAGTACTCATTATTGATATTAATTAACATGACTTTACTCTGGCTGGATGGGGTTAGCGACCAATGTAGGGTTTTAGAGATGGATATGCACTTGCAACACATAAGTGATGACAGTTTTTTTTAGTTAATAAGTTGTTTCGAGCATCCATCAGCTCATATTTCCATCCATATCCGTCTAAATCTTGCACAGCAGTGGTTTGACGCTTCTTCCGCCAGTAGTTTGAAACCACCTTCAGGTGGTTTTTTCTTTACTTTTTCTTGATTTCTACCCTAAGTCACCACTTCAGCCTGAATATTTTAGATACTCAACCCTCTGTTTTTAATCGAAAAAAGGGGTTTTTAGTGTTTTTGTTGCATTGCCGCAAATAAATCTTGCACTGCAATAAAAAACTTTTTAGAATGGTGCATAGCAACACATTTATCAATTTTATAAAAGTTAGGAA from Polynucleobacter duraquae encodes:
- a CDS encoding FkbM family methyltransferase; amino-acid sequence: MFKNMIRRIGLSFARFLCKYRGKSFIDAIELNVDSFHRFMNNLDFDMNRNGESRVLRIMSGLNMHCIFDVGSNVGEWAEIASNLNPQAMIHTFEIVPSTHKELLNNLNRLKNIMPNNVGLSNIAGPIKIHIGDASSMSTSCNFEGNPAIEGYYTNSIECKTIRAFDYMTDAKIKAVDFVKIDVEGMDLKVIQGFGEKLKCVRALQFEYGIWNIISHDLLIDFCSLLKQHGFVIGKIFPNQVKFFEYHFNMENFHGSNYLAVRGDEANLIEKMKAFGG